In Methylomagnum ishizawai, one DNA window encodes the following:
- the pntB gene encoding Re/Si-specific NAD(P)(+) transhydrogenase subunit beta — MSEGLVTVSYIAATILFILSLGGLSNPETARRGNLYGILGMAIAILATVTGPKVTSYVPIVIAMAIGGGIGIYAARKVKMTEMPELVALMHSLVGLAAVLVGYANYIDPTAALSGAEKTIHEVEIYVGVLIGAVTFSGSVIAFGKLSGKIGGKPVLLPARHWLNLGLLVLAILLGKWFLGFENHAGLFPLLLMTVVALAFGVHMVMAIGGADMPVVVSMLNSYSGWAASATGFMLSNDLLIVVGALVGSSGAILSYIMCRAMNRHFLSVIAGGFGTGGGTAPAAGAQPQGEVQPIAAEETAELLRNASNVVLVPGYGMAVAQAQHTVYEITKLLREKGVNVRFAIHPVAGRMPGHMNVLLAEARVPYDIVLEMDEINEDFPETDVAMVIGANDIVNPGAQEDPNSPIAGMPVLEVWKAKTSIVMKRSMASGYAGVDNPLFYKENNRMLFGDAKKMLDEVLKHLQG, encoded by the coding sequence ATGTCTGAAGGTTTGGTAACAGTCTCCTATATCGCCGCGACCATCCTGTTCATCCTGAGCCTGGGCGGTCTTTCCAACCCGGAAACCGCCCGGCGCGGCAACCTCTACGGCATCCTCGGCATGGCCATCGCCATCCTGGCGACGGTCACGGGGCCGAAAGTCACCAGCTACGTGCCCATCGTCATCGCCATGGCCATCGGCGGCGGCATCGGCATCTACGCCGCCCGCAAGGTCAAGATGACCGAAATGCCGGAACTGGTGGCGCTCATGCACAGCTTGGTGGGTTTGGCCGCCGTGCTGGTGGGTTACGCCAACTACATCGACCCGACCGCCGCCCTTTCGGGTGCCGAGAAGACCATCCACGAGGTGGAAATCTATGTCGGTGTCCTGATCGGTGCCGTGACCTTCTCCGGCTCGGTCATCGCCTTCGGCAAGCTCTCGGGCAAAATCGGCGGCAAGCCGGTGTTGCTTCCGGCCCGCCATTGGCTGAACCTGGGTTTGCTGGTGCTGGCGATCTTGTTGGGCAAATGGTTCTTAGGCTTCGAGAACCACGCCGGCCTGTTCCCGCTACTGTTGATGACCGTCGTCGCACTGGCGTTCGGCGTGCATATGGTGATGGCCATCGGCGGCGCGGACATGCCGGTGGTGGTGTCGATGCTGAACAGCTATTCGGGCTGGGCGGCTTCGGCCACGGGCTTCATGCTGTCAAACGACTTGTTGATCGTGGTCGGTGCCTTGGTGGGTTCTTCCGGCGCGATCCTGTCCTACATCATGTGCCGGGCCATGAACCGGCATTTCCTGTCGGTCATCGCGGGCGGCTTCGGTACCGGCGGCGGCACGGCTCCGGCGGCGGGCGCACAGCCGCAAGGCGAAGTGCAGCCCATCGCCGCAGAGGAAACCGCCGAATTGCTGCGCAATGCGTCCAACGTGGTGTTGGTCCCAGGCTACGGCATGGCGGTGGCGCAGGCCCAGCACACGGTGTACGAAATCACCAAGCTGCTGCGCGAGAAGGGCGTGAACGTGCGGTTCGCCATCCATCCGGTGGCGGGGCGGATGCCGGGGCATATGAACGTGCTGCTGGCCGAGGCGCGGGTGCCCTATGACATCGTGCTGGAAATGGACGAGATCAACGAGGATTTCCCGGAAACGGACGTGGCGATGGTCATCGGTGCCAACGACATCGTGAACCCCGGCGCGCAGGAAGACCCGAACAGCCCCATCGCCGGGATGCCGGTGTTGGAGGTGTGGAAGGCCAAGACTTCCATCGTGATGAAGCGCTCGATGGCTTCGGGGTATGCGGGGGTGGACAACCCGCTGTTCTATAAGGAGAACAATAGGATGTTGTTCGGGGATGCTAAGAAGATGTTGGATGAGGTTTTGAAGCATCTTCAGGGTTGA
- a CDS encoding DUF433 domain-containing protein, translating to MPQPSPLTFLEGRITIDPALCNGKPTLRGKRIAVQTILDFLAAGDSEQEILEQYPSLEHDDIQACLRFAALLMSQHYSLSKVA from the coding sequence GTGCCCCAACCTTCCCCTCTGACTTTCCTCGAAGGCCGCATCACCATCGACCCCGCGCTTTGCAACGGCAAACCCACCCTGCGCGGCAAGCGGATCGCTGTGCAAACCATCTTGGATTTCCTCGCGGCGGGCGATTCCGAGCAGGAGATACTAGAGCAATACCCCAGCTTGGAACACGATGATATACAGGCATGCCTGCGTTTCGCCGCTTTGTTGATGAGCCAACATTATTCGCTATCGAAGGTCGCATGA
- a CDS encoding CopG family transcriptional regulator — translation MTTLSLELPESLHRKMLELAHSDGISMHQFAATAIAEKISALTTQSYLEERAKRGSKEKFLQALSKVPNTEPEEFDRL, via the coding sequence ATGACCACACTCAGCTTGGAACTGCCAGAATCCCTACACCGGAAAATGCTGGAACTTGCCCACAGCGATGGAATATCCATGCATCAATTCGCCGCCACCGCCATCGCGGAGAAAATCTCGGCCTTGACCACCCAGTCTTACCTGGAAGAACGGGCCAAGCGCGGTAGCAAGGAAAAGTTCTTACAGGCGTTATCCAAAGTGCCCAATACCGAACCGGAGGAGTTCGACAGGCTATAA
- a CDS encoding type II toxin-antitoxin system Phd/YefM family antitoxin, whose amino-acid sequence MDAITTHQASQNLDGLIAKVIADIEPTIVCGDNGQKAVLMSLDEFNSWQETLYLLSNPANAEHLRKSIAEAQAGRVAERSLIEP is encoded by the coding sequence ATGGACGCCATCACCACCCACCAAGCCAGCCAAAACCTCGACGGCCTGATCGCGAAGGTCATCGCCGATATCGAACCCACCATCGTTTGCGGCGACAACGGCCAGAAAGCCGTGCTGATGTCGCTGGACGAATTCAACTCCTGGCAGGAAACCCTATATCTGCTTTCCAATCCCGCCAATGCCGAACATTTACGCAAATCCATTGCGGAAGCCCAGGCCGGGCGGGTTGCCGAAAGATCATTGATCGAGCCATGA
- a CDS encoding Txe/YoeB family addiction module toxin, with protein MKLTFTESAWSDYLWLQEHDKDLLKRTNALIKDVLRSPFEGIGKPEPLKANLSGYWSRRINSEHRLVYEVSEGAILIVSCRFHYRK; from the coding sequence ATGAAACTGACATTCACGGAAAGTGCATGGTCCGACTATCTCTGGCTACAAGAACACGACAAGGATTTACTCAAACGGACCAACGCGCTCATCAAAGATGTCTTGCGAAGCCCATTCGAGGGCATCGGCAAACCGGAACCTTTGAAAGCCAACCTATCCGGTTATTGGTCGCGGCGGATCAATTCGGAACATCGCTTGGTTTACGAAGTTTCCGAAGGCGCGATACTTATCGTTTCCTGTCGATTCCATTACCGGAAATAG
- the recJ gene encoding single-stranded-DNA-specific exonuclease RecJ, translating to MPHHPVKKTIIRRPTAHTSTPLADLPPLLGRIYSARKLDDPKQLDRSLNQLPPPWLLTGMEAMAERLARAIARQESLLVVADYDADGATACAVAVRGLKALGLERVSYLVPNRFEYGYGLTPEIVALAAPRRPDILLTVDNGISALEGAEAAQAQGMELLITDHHTPGAELPAAAAIVNPNLPGDAFPSRCLAGVGVMFYVLMALRQRLRETGHFTRSGRPEPNLAQLLDLVALGTVADVVPLDHVNRILIHQGLRRIGSGQASPGILALLEVAGRKPKQITAADLGFSVGPRLNAAGRLDDMSLGIECLLTDHPTTALDMAARLDRMNKERRELEDQMKQEALAYLDALDVPLGDKAAICLYDAAWHQGVIGLVASRVKDLANRPVVVFASAGDDLAKGSVRSIPGIHIRDLLSDINTQNPGLIRQFGGHAMAAGLSLGLEDLPRFMALFEQEAGRRLDRADLEHAVHSDGSLEPHELDLAMAEQLRQAGPWGHGFPEPLFDGEFEIAQRRVLGDKHLKLVLRPVGGGREIDAIAFGLADPGAWLDCRTLRAAYRLDVNEFRDHRIAQLRIEYMESGDD from the coding sequence ATGCCCCACCATCCCGTCAAAAAGACAATCATTCGCCGTCCCACTGCGCATACCTCCACGCCGCTCGCCGACCTGCCGCCCTTGCTCGGGCGCATTTATAGCGCCCGGAAGCTGGACGATCCCAAGCAACTCGACCGCTCCCTGAACCAACTCCCCCCGCCCTGGCTGCTGACCGGGATGGAAGCCATGGCCGAGCGCCTGGCCCGCGCCATCGCCCGGCAGGAAAGCCTGCTGGTGGTCGCCGACTACGACGCCGACGGCGCGACCGCCTGCGCCGTGGCGGTGCGCGGACTCAAGGCGCTGGGCCTGGAACGGGTGTCGTACTTGGTGCCCAACCGTTTCGAGTACGGCTATGGCCTCACGCCCGAAATCGTCGCCCTGGCCGCGCCGCGCCGCCCGGATATCCTGCTCACGGTCGATAACGGCATTTCCGCGCTGGAAGGGGCGGAAGCCGCCCAGGCCCAGGGCATGGAATTACTCATCACCGACCACCACACCCCCGGCGCGGAACTGCCCGCCGCCGCCGCCATCGTCAATCCCAACCTGCCGGGCGATGCCTTTCCCAGCCGCTGCCTGGCCGGGGTGGGCGTGATGTTCTATGTGTTGATGGCCTTGCGCCAACGCCTGCGCGAGACCGGCCATTTCACCCGCAGCGGGCGGCCGGAACCCAATCTCGCCCAGTTACTCGATCTGGTGGCACTGGGCACGGTGGCCGACGTGGTGCCGCTGGACCATGTGAACCGCATCCTGATCCACCAGGGTTTGCGCCGCATCGGCTCGGGACAGGCCAGCCCCGGCATCCTGGCCCTATTGGAAGTGGCCGGGCGCAAGCCCAAGCAAATCACCGCCGCCGACCTGGGCTTTTCGGTGGGACCACGGCTGAACGCGGCGGGGCGCTTGGACGATATGAGCCTGGGGATCGAATGCCTCCTGACCGACCACCCCACGACCGCGCTGGACATGGCGGCGCGGCTGGACCGGATGAACAAGGAGCGGCGTGAACTCGAAGACCAGATGAAGCAGGAAGCCCTGGCCTATCTCGACGCGCTCGATGTGCCCCTCGGCGACAAGGCGGCGATTTGCCTGTACGACGCGGCTTGGCACCAGGGCGTCATCGGCTTGGTGGCGTCGCGGGTCAAGGATTTGGCGAACCGCCCGGTGGTGGTGTTCGCTTCCGCCGGGGACGATCTGGCGAAGGGTTCGGTGCGGTCGATTCCGGGCATCCATATCCGCGACCTGCTGAGCGATATCAACACCCAGAATCCCGGTTTGATCCGCCAGTTCGGGGGCCATGCCATGGCGGCGGGTTTGAGCCTGGGGCTTGAGGATTTGCCGCGCTTCATGGCGCTGTTCGAGCAAGAGGCCGGGCGGCGCCTGGACCGCGCCGACCTGGAACACGCGGTCCACAGCGATGGCAGCCTGGAACCCCATGAACTCGACCTCGCCATGGCCGAGCAGTTGCGGCAGGCGGGACCGTGGGGCCATGGCTTCCCGGAACCGCTGTTCGATGGGGAATTCGAGATCGCGCAACGGCGGGTGTTGGGCGACAAACACCTGAAACTGGTGCTGCGGCCCGTAGGCGGCGGGCGGGAAATCGACGCCATCGCCTTCGGTCTGGCCGACCCCGGCGCTTGGCTGGATTGCCGGACCCTCCGCGCCGCCTACCGGCTGGACGTGAATGAGTTCCGCGATCACCGCATCGCGCAATTGCGGATCGAATATATGGAAAGCGGGGACGATTGA
- a CDS encoding autotransporter outer membrane beta-barrel domain-containing protein, which yields MRPPRRISPALWLLAATLAPLSAQAQSDPQSLAAALAQACPSAGGDLAARCAELDALGPQALSQALVALSPYQFLPQIAVPLKIWPKQISIRQPPGLDDSAQGEWSSRRKGSGAGDAAGGDEAWGWFAQAKYQGGAYHQAPAQFKADAYTLTLGGDYRFSGNLVSGLAFIYTRQETPMRQNPGHMQTDAYRAAWFGNYDLPEGFYLDWLATYSRHDNQISRNYSFPGFSGKAESAPGNDLYTFALSVGRDWAWGAWSLASYVRTESMNLHIGPYAERDGQGLAYQVGGQSDQSLTVTPGLQLSHALGFAWGVLTPALRFEYEHQFENDNQAIALRLAEAAPGKGYFTLHTGEPDRDYFNLGGSLAATLPGGNVAFLRYEARLGQAHISNDIVEVGIRGVF from the coding sequence ATGCGCCCTCCCCGCCGAATATCCCCGGCCCTTTGGCTCTTGGCCGCGACCCTGGCTCCGTTATCCGCCCAGGCCCAATCCGACCCACAGAGCCTCGCCGCCGCCCTGGCCCAAGCCTGCCCGTCCGCCGGAGGCGATCTAGCCGCCCGCTGCGCCGAACTCGACGCGCTCGGCCCACAGGCGCTCTCGCAAGCCCTGGTCGCGCTTTCGCCCTACCAATTCCTGCCGCAAATCGCCGTGCCGCTGAAAATCTGGCCCAAGCAGATATCGATCCGCCAGCCGCCGGGTTTGGACGATAGCGCCCAAGGCGAATGGTCGTCGCGGCGGAAAGGTTCGGGCGCGGGAGACGCGGCGGGCGGCGACGAGGCTTGGGGCTGGTTCGCCCAGGCCAAATATCAGGGCGGGGCTTATCATCAGGCACCTGCCCAATTCAAGGCCGATGCCTATACCTTGACCTTGGGCGGGGATTACCGTTTCTCCGGGAATCTGGTATCCGGGCTGGCCTTCATCTATACCCGTCAGGAAACCCCGATGCGGCAGAATCCCGGCCATATGCAGACCGACGCCTACCGGGCGGCTTGGTTCGGGAATTATGATTTGCCGGAAGGGTTTTATCTGGATTGGCTGGCGACCTATAGCCGCCACGACAACCAAATCAGCCGGAACTACAGTTTCCCCGGTTTCTCGGGCAAGGCGGAGAGCGCTCCGGGGAACGATCTTTATACCTTCGCCCTGAGCGTGGGGCGGGATTGGGCGTGGGGGGCGTGGTCGCTCGCCAGTTATGTCCGCACCGAATCTATGAACCTGCATATCGGGCCGTATGCGGAGCGGGACGGACAGGGTTTGGCTTATCAGGTGGGCGGGCAATCCGATCAATCCTTGACCGTGACGCCGGGTTTGCAATTGAGCCATGCGTTGGGTTTTGCCTGGGGCGTGCTGACCCCGGCCTTGCGCTTCGAGTACGAGCATCAGTTCGAGAACGACAACCAGGCGATTGCGCTACGCCTCGCCGAGGCCGCGCCGGGTAAGGGGTATTTCACGCTGCATACCGGCGAGCCCGACCGCGATTATTTCAACCTCGGCGGCAGCCTCGCCGCCACCTTGCCCGGCGGGAACGTGGCATTCCTGCGCTATGAGGCGCGGTTGGGGCAGGCGCATATTTCCAATGATATTGTGGAGGTGGGGATTAGGGGGGTGTTCTAA